One stretch of Rosistilla oblonga DNA includes these proteins:
- a CDS encoding cytochrome c oxidase assembly factor Coa1 family protein, which yields MSSYTPEDAFTPEPPKSRTAIKIIIAVVLIGLGIICCGCLGMIAVSWMAYGDSVETIKGNRVVQQNLGDVTTAEIDLQATGELAESGGQQQLVYRVEGTNGSGKVIVATGPAGLELKTLILEDGTEIDLQVQDDRIPVEFEIDSGELEIDTGDLVPQN from the coding sequence ATGTCAAGCTACACACCGGAAGACGCCTTTACCCCCGAGCCGCCAAAGTCCAGGACCGCGATCAAGATCATAATCGCTGTCGTGTTGATCGGGCTGGGCATCATTTGCTGCGGCTGCTTGGGAATGATTGCGGTTTCTTGGATGGCCTACGGAGACTCGGTTGAAACGATCAAGGGGAATCGCGTCGTCCAGCAGAACCTTGGCGATGTAACGACCGCAGAGATCGACTTGCAAGCGACCGGGGAACTGGCCGAAAGCGGTGGCCAGCAGCAGTTGGTCTATCGCGTCGAAGGAACCAATGGATCGGGCAAAGTCATCGTTGCGACGGGACCTGCTGGTTTGGAACTGAAGACGTTGATCTTGGAAGACGGGACCGAGATCGATCTACAAGTCCAAGACGATCGGATTCCAGTGGAGTTCGAAATCGATAGCGGCGAACTGGAGATCGACACCGGCGATCTCGTGCCGCAGAACTAA
- a CDS encoding 3-keto-disaccharide hydrolase: MNRIFALTISIAMLNVAVFADDNDLKDTYLDPATAPIDYKIQGEYEGTAGPEAVKFGVQVIALGDGKFRMVSYTGGLPNADRSHKDVKVEIDGELEGDAAVFANELFKIEIANGELAVSTVADGILRGTLYKVQRESDTLGAKPPAGAVVLFDGSSADAFEGGKLQGDLLAANCFSREKFGDHTLHLEFRTPFKPKARGQARGNSGVYMQSRYELQVLDSFGLAGKNNECGGIYSIAEPNVNMCFPPLQWQTYDIDFTAARYDDQGNKTKNARATIRHNGVVIHDDLELPHGTPGRHPEGPEADALYLQGHGNPVVYRNIWVVKK, from the coding sequence ATGAATCGAATTTTTGCTTTGACGATCAGTATCGCGATGCTGAACGTCGCTGTCTTCGCTGACGATAACGATTTGAAAGACACCTACCTCGATCCCGCAACCGCTCCGATCGACTACAAAATTCAGGGAGAATACGAGGGGACCGCCGGTCCCGAGGCGGTCAAATTTGGTGTCCAAGTGATTGCGTTGGGCGACGGCAAGTTCCGTATGGTCAGCTATACCGGCGGATTGCCCAACGCGGATCGGTCGCACAAAGATGTGAAAGTCGAGATCGACGGCGAACTGGAGGGGGATGCTGCTGTCTTCGCCAATGAGCTGTTTAAGATTGAAATCGCCAACGGTGAACTCGCCGTCTCGACGGTCGCCGACGGAATTTTGCGCGGCACGCTCTACAAAGTGCAACGCGAGAGCGATACGTTGGGAGCGAAGCCGCCAGCCGGCGCGGTCGTGTTGTTCGACGGATCCTCAGCGGACGCCTTCGAAGGAGGCAAGTTGCAAGGCGATCTGTTGGCAGCGAATTGCTTCAGTCGCGAGAAGTTTGGCGACCATACGTTGCATCTCGAATTTCGCACGCCGTTCAAACCCAAGGCGCGCGGGCAGGCTCGCGGTAACAGCGGCGTCTATATGCAAAGCCGTTATGAGTTGCAGGTTCTCGATTCGTTTGGCTTGGCTGGCAAAAACAACGAGTGCGGCGGGATCTACAGCATCGCTGAACCGAACGTCAACATGTGCTTTCCACCACTGCAATGGCAGACCTACGATATCGATTTCACCGCCGCACGATACGACGACCAAGGGAACAAGACGAAGAATGCTCGAGCGACGATTCGGCACAATGGTGTCGTAATTCACGATGATCTCGAGCTTCCCCACGGAACGCCCGGCCGTCACCCCGAAGGTCCCGAGGCCGATGCGCTGTATCTACAAGGGCACGGCAATCCCGTTGTCTATCGCAACATCTGGGTTGTGAAAAAGTAG
- a CDS encoding DUF1501 domain-containing protein codes for MLTRTASGFGAVALAALGADPAFAAGSQDAKTLGAPLHGLHHQPRAKNVIFLYMDGGPSQVDTFDPKPFLTKFNGRDPADFFPVEPTQFNNTGKVLGSPWKFDSHGESGIPVSALFPHVAGCVDELAVVRSMVSEFPEHTFANYFLHTGSGLQGRPSMGAWVNYGLGSECQNLPGFVVINGGLIPPGGLDCFGSGFLPASYQGSVFKPSGSAVANIQRTEKSAEAQIRKLALVRGLDSMAVDQFGKHDSLESAIQNYELAYQMQMAVPELMSLTDEPDYIQSMYGMDAEYAPTKIYASQCLLARRLVERGVRFIELTCPAVGGDRWDQHNNLKQGHENNARAVDQPIAALLKDLRQRGMLDETLVVWAGEFGRTPFAQGKNGRDHNPQGFTIWMAGGGVKPGTVYGATDEFGYKAIENRLEIHDLHATMLHLLGVDHTRSTFRFGGRDMRLTDVKGHVVKELIQSS; via the coding sequence ATGTTGACGCGCACCGCAAGCGGCTTCGGCGCGGTAGCGTTAGCTGCGTTGGGAGCCGATCCGGCGTTCGCCGCTGGCAGCCAAGACGCAAAGACTTTGGGTGCCCCGTTGCACGGACTGCACCACCAGCCCCGAGCGAAAAACGTAATCTTTCTGTACATGGACGGAGGACCGTCGCAGGTCGACACCTTCGATCCTAAACCGTTCCTAACGAAGTTTAACGGCAGGGATCCGGCTGATTTTTTCCCCGTCGAACCGACTCAATTCAATAACACCGGCAAGGTGCTTGGCAGCCCATGGAAGTTTGATTCACATGGCGAATCGGGGATCCCGGTCAGCGCACTGTTTCCTCATGTCGCAGGTTGTGTCGATGAACTTGCGGTCGTTCGTTCGATGGTATCGGAGTTTCCCGAGCACACGTTTGCGAACTATTTCTTGCATACCGGCAGTGGCTTACAGGGTCGGCCGAGCATGGGCGCTTGGGTCAATTACGGTCTGGGCAGCGAATGCCAAAACCTGCCAGGATTTGTCGTCATCAACGGCGGCCTGATTCCGCCGGGCGGCTTGGACTGTTTCGGCAGCGGATTTTTGCCGGCCAGCTATCAAGGATCGGTCTTCAAACCGTCGGGCTCGGCTGTTGCCAACATTCAGCGAACGGAGAAATCAGCCGAAGCGCAGATCCGAAAACTAGCCTTGGTTCGCGGCTTGGACAGCATGGCGGTCGACCAGTTCGGCAAACATGACAGCCTCGAGTCGGCGATCCAGAACTATGAACTCGCCTATCAAATGCAGATGGCGGTTCCCGAACTGATGTCGCTGACCGACGAACCCGACTACATCCAGTCGATGTATGGAATGGACGCGGAATACGCTCCGACGAAGATCTACGCATCGCAGTGTCTCTTGGCCCGCCGGCTTGTCGAACGCGGTGTTCGTTTTATCGAACTCACCTGCCCCGCGGTGGGCGGCGACCGCTGGGATCAACACAACAACTTAAAACAGGGGCACGAGAACAACGCGCGGGCTGTGGATCAACCGATCGCAGCATTGCTGAAGGATCTACGACAGCGCGGCATGCTCGATGAAACGCTGGTCGTTTGGGCTGGCGAGTTTGGTCGCACACCGTTTGCGCAAGGCAAAAACGGACGCGACCACAACCCTCAGGGCTTCACGATCTGGATGGCAGGTGGAGGCGTGAAACCCGGAACGGTCTACGGAGCTACCGACGAATTTGGATACAAGGCTATCGAAAATCGGTTGGAAATCCATGATCTTCATGCGACGATGTTGCATCTGCTGGGCGTCGATCACACCCGCTCGACCTTCCGTTTTGGTGGCCGCGACATGCGGTTGACCGATGTCAAAGGGCACGTCGTCAAAGAGCTAATCCAATCGTCTTAG
- a CDS encoding FAD:protein FMN transferase, with the protein MLLAATLLSVGCERPAAEAVAEAKPVEILQSAGKTMGTRYEVKIANPPAELPADWQLLIDRELRRVNDQMSTYIATSEISRFNSSDSSDWFDVSAETANVVAAALEISGKTDGAFDVTVGPLVNLWSFGPEQHEKSVPDQAALDAAAAVTGYQSLHVRTDPPALRKDKPGLQVDLSSIAKGHGVDRIVDLMQGLGCKNVFVNIGGEIRAIGDKGKDRPWRAGVERPDEATTVLLFPVAIEDDAIATSGDYRNFFEIDGKRYSHTIDPRTGRPIEHTLAAVSVVADNCMLADGWATALNVLGPVEGPRIAAAESIDAYLLERADGQFRPHPVGRFVQWSKPPVTQQD; encoded by the coding sequence TTGTTGCTCGCTGCGACACTGCTTTCGGTCGGTTGTGAGCGTCCCGCAGCGGAAGCGGTCGCAGAGGCAAAGCCTGTCGAAATCTTGCAGTCCGCGGGCAAGACGATGGGAACGCGATACGAAGTCAAAATCGCCAACCCACCGGCGGAACTGCCCGCCGACTGGCAACTGTTGATCGACCGCGAACTGCGACGCGTCAACGATCAAATGTCGACCTACATCGCCACGTCGGAGATCTCTCGCTTTAACAGTTCCGATAGCTCGGATTGGTTTGATGTCTCTGCGGAAACCGCAAACGTCGTCGCCGCGGCGCTTGAGATCTCTGGAAAGACCGACGGCGCATTTGATGTAACAGTGGGTCCGCTGGTCAACCTGTGGAGTTTCGGCCCCGAACAACACGAGAAGTCTGTTCCCGATCAAGCTGCCCTCGATGCGGCAGCGGCGGTCACTGGATACCAATCCCTGCATGTCCGCACCGATCCACCGGCGCTTCGTAAAGACAAGCCAGGGTTGCAGGTCGATTTGTCCTCGATCGCCAAAGGGCACGGCGTCGATCGGATCGTCGATCTAATGCAGGGACTTGGATGCAAAAATGTGTTCGTGAACATCGGTGGCGAGATCCGCGCGATCGGGGATAAGGGGAAAGATCGTCCTTGGCGAGCCGGCGTGGAGCGTCCCGACGAAGCGACGACCGTGCTGCTGTTTCCGGTAGCTATCGAAGACGATGCGATCGCCACGTCGGGCGACTACCGCAACTTCTTCGAGATCGACGGCAAACGCTACTCCCACACGATCGATCCCCGCACCGGCCGGCCGATCGAACATACCCTGGCCGCGGTTTCGGTCGTCGCAGACAACTGCATGCTGGCCGACGGTTGGGCGACCGCGCTGAATGTGCTGGGCCCCGTCGAAGGGCCTCGAATTGCCGCGGCGGAGTCGATCGACGCGTATTTATTGGAACGCGCCGACGGTCAATTCCGGCCTCATCCTGTCGGCCGCTTCGTCCAATGGAGCAAGCCGCCTGTGACGCAACAGGACTGA
- a CDS encoding zinc ribbon domain-containing protein YjdM, with translation MSDLPNCPECDSEYTYEDGILLICPSCAHEWTANQAEDDQQQEPGVRDANGNALQSGDTVTVIKDLKVKGTSLVVKVGTKVKNIRIVDGDHDIDCKIDGVGAMQLKSEFVKKA, from the coding sequence ATGAGCGATCTGCCGAACTGTCCCGAATGCGACTCCGAATACACCTATGAAGACGGCATCCTTCTGATCTGCCCGTCTTGTGCCCACGAATGGACCGCCAATCAGGCGGAGGACGATCAGCAACAGGAGCCGGGTGTTCGCGATGCCAACGGCAATGCTTTGCAATCGGGAGACACCGTAACGGTGATCAAGGATCTCAAAGTCAAAGGGACATCGTTGGTCGTCAAGGTTGGCACCAAGGTCAAGAACATTCGGATTGTCGATGGCGATCACGACATCGATTGCAAAATCGACGGAGTGGGCGCGATGCAACTGAAGTCGGAATTCGTCAAGAAAGCTTAG
- the def gene encoding peptide deformylase, giving the protein MPLEIVPYPHPTLRYKSKPIRKVDKALREVVAEMFDLMYESRGVGLAANQVDIPLRMFVVNPSGTRGDGEELVLINPVIQRPKGSWQAEEGCLSLPGIYGNVTRPKEIRLSAFDLKGNPIERTIDDFLGRVLQHENDHLDGVMFIDRMTDEARRDLEGALAEFEIDRESCQQTGSIEPDDVIIERRNEWEQRYA; this is encoded by the coding sequence ATGCCACTTGAAATCGTCCCGTATCCCCATCCAACTCTGCGTTACAAGAGCAAGCCGATCCGCAAAGTGGACAAGGCCCTCCGCGAGGTCGTCGCGGAAATGTTCGACCTGATGTACGAATCGCGCGGCGTTGGACTGGCGGCAAACCAAGTCGACATCCCATTGCGGATGTTTGTCGTCAACCCCAGCGGGACGCGTGGCGATGGCGAAGAATTGGTGCTGATCAATCCCGTCATCCAACGCCCCAAAGGATCTTGGCAAGCCGAAGAGGGATGTTTGAGTTTGCCCGGCATTTACGGCAACGTAACTCGCCCCAAAGAGATTCGCTTGAGCGCCTTTGATCTGAAAGGCAATCCGATCGAACGCACGATCGACGACTTTCTTGGCCGCGTTCTGCAGCACGAAAACGATCATCTCGATGGCGTGATGTTCATCGACCGGATGACCGACGAAGCACGCCGCGACCTCGAAGGCGCGTTGGCTGAATTTGAAATCGACCGCGAGAGCTGTCAGCAGACGGGTTCGATCGAGCCGGACGATGTGATTATCGAACGCCGCAACGAATGGGAGCAGCGGTATGCCTGA
- a CDS encoding sigma 54-interacting transcriptional regulator, translated as MPGRRTTIGRSSGSHIVIRHERCSRQHAELFAEDGDWVVRDNASRNGTRIDAQPIHGDQVIRPGQTLEIAGCQMVFVHDIADAFEHEAPTAAGNASEASGTLDEQQTVEGIDAGQITHRKGKTQFLDQRFRKAKANEKAGAAQNLFHFAFELSRCESIDAAAESALDTLILHTGVATGAVMRLAESAKSDSSDPNDLVLIATRQRLHRSYHRVPDFVAETVLRDGEAVLARNIADNAALASPDSRGEISTTSTVCAPIRVENRSIGLIHLYSSDDEPSLEPEHLEFALAVAENLGLAFQNLMRQAQLATRLDRSRQKVDQLRQQLGKESKIVGDSPEIRAINEAIRRAAPTSATVLIRGESGVGKELVAQSLHDQSSRSEGPFLCLNCAALSPSLLESELFGHEKGAFTGATERKLGKFEAADGGTLMLDEIGEMSPEIQAKFLRVLEGHAFERVGGNRSIRADVRVVSATNRDLEAEVREGRFRADLYFRLHVLEIVIPPLRQRGRDILRLAKHFLKLYCQQMGRKIDGFTVAAEKRLMKYPWPGNIRELKNAIERAVVLTNKSSIDADDLVLSNVHVAGNSDIAPEAGGDFEELSLLDIERNHILQTLRATGGNKSKAASILGIERSTLDRKLKRFELGPRDWIE; from the coding sequence GTGCCCGGCCGCCGCACCACGATTGGCCGTTCCTCGGGCAGCCATATCGTGATCCGTCACGAACGATGCAGTCGCCAGCATGCCGAGCTATTTGCTGAGGATGGCGATTGGGTCGTGCGCGATAACGCCAGCCGTAACGGGACGCGCATCGATGCCCAGCCGATTCACGGCGATCAGGTCATCCGGCCCGGACAAACGCTGGAAATCGCCGGCTGTCAGATGGTTTTCGTGCACGACATCGCCGACGCCTTCGAACATGAAGCTCCCACCGCCGCCGGAAACGCGAGCGAAGCCAGCGGAACACTGGATGAACAGCAGACAGTGGAGGGGATCGACGCTGGGCAAATCACCCACCGCAAGGGGAAGACTCAGTTCTTGGATCAGCGGTTTCGCAAGGCAAAAGCGAACGAAAAAGCGGGCGCGGCGCAAAACTTGTTCCACTTTGCGTTTGAACTCTCCCGCTGTGAATCGATCGACGCCGCTGCCGAATCCGCGCTCGATACCTTGATCCTGCACACCGGCGTCGCCACCGGCGCTGTCATGCGACTGGCCGAATCGGCGAAAAGCGATTCTTCGGACCCCAACGATCTGGTTTTGATCGCCACCCGGCAACGCCTGCACCGCAGCTACCATCGCGTCCCCGATTTCGTCGCGGAAACTGTACTCCGCGATGGCGAAGCGGTCCTCGCACGGAATATTGCCGACAACGCGGCGCTGGCGAGCCCCGACAGTCGTGGCGAGATCAGCACCACAAGCACGGTTTGTGCTCCCATCCGTGTCGAGAACCGATCGATCGGCTTGATCCATCTATACTCCAGCGACGACGAGCCATCGCTGGAACCCGAACATCTGGAATTTGCATTGGCGGTAGCCGAGAACCTCGGACTCGCTTTTCAGAACTTGATGCGGCAAGCCCAACTTGCAACGCGGCTGGACCGAAGCCGTCAGAAAGTAGATCAACTGCGTCAACAATTGGGCAAAGAGTCGAAGATCGTTGGGGACAGTCCCGAGATCCGAGCGATCAACGAAGCGATCCGGCGAGCTGCGCCCACGTCGGCTACGGTTTTGATTCGAGGTGAGAGTGGCGTCGGCAAGGAGTTGGTGGCTCAGTCGTTGCACGATCAAAGTAGCCGCAGCGAGGGACCGTTTTTATGTCTGAATTGTGCCGCACTTTCGCCGTCGTTACTCGAAAGCGAATTGTTCGGCCATGAAAAAGGTGCCTTCACCGGCGCCACCGAACGCAAGCTGGGGAAGTTCGAAGCGGCCGATGGCGGCACGTTGATGCTCGACGAAATCGGGGAGATGAGTCCCGAGATTCAAGCCAAATTTCTTCGGGTGCTGGAAGGACATGCGTTCGAACGCGTTGGCGGCAACCGATCGATTCGCGCCGATGTTCGCGTTGTCTCCGCCACCAACCGCGATCTCGAAGCCGAGGTTCGGGAGGGAAGGTTTCGGGCCGATCTCTATTTTCGCTTGCATGTTCTGGAAATCGTGATCCCGCCACTCCGGCAACGCGGCCGCGACATATTGCGGTTGGCCAAACACTTTCTGAAGCTGTATTGCCAACAGATGGGGCGGAAGATCGATGGGTTCACGGTTGCGGCTGAGAAGCGGTTGATGAAATATCCGTGGCCGGGGAACATTCGCGAACTGAAAAACGCGATCGAACGCGCCGTGGTTTTAACGAACAAGTCGTCGATTGATGCCGACGATTTGGTTTTGTCGAACGTTCATGTCGCGGGCAATTCTGATATCGCTCCGGAAGCCGGTGGCGACTTTGAAGAGTTGTCGCTGTTGGATATCGAACGCAACCATATTTTGCAGACGCTTCGCGCGACCGGAGGGAACAAAAGCAAAGCCGCTTCGATCCTGGGGATCGAACGCTCGACGTTGGACCGCAAGTTGAAGCGTTTCGAACTCGGACCACGCGACTGGATCGAATGA
- the fmt gene encoding methionyl-tRNA formyltransferase, with protein MPDRPLTMVLMGTGPFAVPAFDAIRRSADSIALVVTRPEVISKSRKPAPPSPVRQWATDNELPIYDPPSINDVDAVAKLQALQADLFVVCDYGQILSSQALEAAVMGGINLHGSLLPSYRGAAPVQWAVWNGDPESGVSVIHMTPRLDGGPVIASATTPIQATETAGELEHRLSQLGVQPTLDAIQTLRNWDRESTIGVPQDKSLVSKAPRLAKADGRIDWSKSLREIDCHVRAMQPWPDAFTLVETGAKQPLRLVIRQLVASDHPRPADAQPGQVIVVDGRLLVAAGDGCVEILRLVPAGKREMAAAEFMRGNPLPADAIL; from the coding sequence ATGCCTGATCGTCCGTTAACGATGGTCTTGATGGGAACCGGCCCCTTTGCAGTTCCCGCTTTCGACGCGATCCGCCGTTCGGCTGATTCGATCGCCTTGGTCGTGACACGCCCCGAGGTGATCAGCAAAAGTCGCAAACCGGCGCCGCCCAGCCCGGTCCGCCAGTGGGCGACCGACAACGAATTACCGATCTACGATCCGCCATCGATCAACGACGTCGATGCGGTTGCCAAATTGCAAGCGCTGCAGGCCGACCTGTTTGTCGTATGCGATTACGGCCAGATCTTAAGCTCCCAAGCGTTGGAAGCCGCAGTCATGGGAGGCATCAACCTCCACGGTTCGCTATTGCCATCCTACCGCGGCGCAGCCCCGGTTCAGTGGGCGGTATGGAATGGCGACCCGGAGAGCGGTGTTTCCGTGATCCACATGACGCCGCGTTTGGACGGCGGTCCGGTGATCGCATCGGCTACCACGCCGATCCAGGCGACCGAGACCGCGGGAGAACTGGAACATCGACTCAGCCAACTTGGAGTGCAGCCGACGCTCGACGCGATCCAAACGCTACGCAACTGGGATCGAGAATCGACGATCGGCGTGCCACAGGACAAGTCGCTCGTTTCCAAGGCGCCGCGTCTAGCTAAGGCCGATGGAAGAATCGATTGGTCGAAAAGCTTGCGGGAGATCGATTGTCACGTTCGCGCGATGCAACCTTGGCCCGACGCGTTCACCTTGGTCGAAACCGGAGCCAAACAACCGCTGCGATTGGTAATCCGGCAACTCGTAGCGTCGGATCATCCTCGTCCAGCCGACGCGCAGCCCGGGCAAGTGATCGTCGTCGACGGTCGTTTGTTAGTCGCCGCCGGAGACGGTTGCGTGGAGATCCTGCGTCTGGTCCCAGCCGGAAAACGCGAGATGGCCGCCGCTGAATTCATGCGGGGCAATCCACTGCCGGCCGACGCGATACTTTAA
- a CDS encoding PSD1 and planctomycete cytochrome C domain-containing protein codes for MKNSPALRAYSLLPTLLLLSIISVPSNAADASSPEQLEFFEKQVRPLLVEHCYECHSVDAVKLQAGLRVDSRQALLQGGDSGASILPGDVDGSLLVEAIRFDSYEMPPKGKLPDSQIQAIEKWVEMGAPWPDEAPPQSDQQREVFDLQQRAADHWAWHPIASPSVPDVQDPAWPRSDIDRFILNRLEASSLRPAVDTDRNALARRLYFDLIGLPPTADQLQEFLDDASDRATERLVDRLLDSPQFGERWGRHWLDLVRYAESRGHEFDNDARDAYQYRDYVIRGLNADVPYDQWIREHIAGDLLESPRLNLEEYYNESILGTGFWFLGEWVHSPVDIRKDEADRFDNMIDVMSKTFLGVTVACARCHDHKFDAISTADYYAFSGFLQGSDFREVRFESIHHNQQIANRLDELDARYRSKLSAALGPELVGAGTSESSSTLGDNVLVDYATIREDGYLQNGFIFGSQPRRAGQLQLVDIEGKPSVQIATTSAAVNDPFWNGLKSAHEKGIHHRNALDKLPSVGRTLRTPTFELTHGNVACRVRGVGHVVACVDSHRLVAGPLHGETIRKIDGKNSWIRLNLNRYVGHRLHLEFIPAEDQSLEVSLVLQNATPEQMKAVEAAEAMQIEAASIRQSQINKALSDGTQRASDLTALIAQWAANRSELRKQIRYDSRVAMAMLDGTGEDDHILIRGNSSKPGQREPRHFLTAISGNQPMEIKRGSGRLELAKQINDPNNPLTSRVFANRVWHHLMGRGIVPTTDDFGVLGQRPTHPELLDHLATRFRADGQSLKRLIRYIVLSRTYQMSSHADPAAVADDPKNLLWHHRWPKRLEGEAIRDSLLSISGRLDDAMYGEPIPIHLTGFMDGRGRPGVSGPIDGNGRRSIYISVRRNFLSPFMLTFDTPVPFSAMGRRNVSNVPAQALILMNDPMVVEQAKLWAEQTIQKFPQVEDSNVHRERVIWMYQSAFARSPTAEELDMAVQFIESQDTSDASAELAIWADLAHAFINTKEFIFLR; via the coding sequence GTGAAGAACTCACCTGCTTTGCGAGCGTATTCTCTCCTGCCGACGCTCCTTCTCCTCAGCATCATCAGCGTTCCCAGCAATGCTGCCGACGCGTCCTCCCCAGAACAACTGGAATTCTTCGAAAAGCAAGTCCGTCCACTTCTGGTCGAACATTGTTACGAATGTCACAGTGTTGACGCGGTCAAGCTGCAGGCAGGGTTGCGAGTCGACAGCCGGCAAGCATTGCTGCAAGGCGGTGATTCAGGCGCCTCGATCCTTCCCGGCGATGTCGACGGCAGCTTGTTAGTCGAGGCGATCCGATTCGATTCCTACGAGATGCCGCCCAAGGGGAAGCTCCCCGATTCGCAGATCCAAGCGATTGAGAAATGGGTCGAGATGGGAGCTCCTTGGCCCGACGAAGCACCGCCGCAATCGGACCAGCAGCGGGAAGTCTTCGATCTGCAGCAACGAGCCGCCGACCACTGGGCCTGGCACCCAATCGCATCGCCGTCGGTGCCGGACGTGCAGGATCCCGCGTGGCCTCGGTCGGACATCGACCGCTTCATTCTGAATCGATTGGAAGCTTCCAGTCTACGTCCGGCAGTCGATACCGATCGCAATGCATTGGCCCGACGTTTGTACTTCGACTTGATCGGCTTACCGCCAACCGCCGACCAGTTGCAAGAGTTCCTCGACGACGCCAGTGACCGCGCGACCGAGCGTCTGGTGGACCGGCTGTTAGATTCGCCCCAATTCGGCGAACGCTGGGGACGCCACTGGTTGGACCTGGTGCGTTACGCTGAATCCCGCGGCCATGAATTCGACAACGATGCTCGCGACGCCTACCAGTATCGCGACTATGTAATTCGCGGACTGAATGCCGACGTCCCCTACGATCAATGGATCCGCGAACACATCGCTGGCGATCTGCTGGAATCGCCGCGACTTAACCTCGAAGAATACTATAACGAATCGATCCTTGGGACCGGATTCTGGTTCCTCGGCGAATGGGTGCATTCCCCCGTCGATATCCGCAAGGATGAAGCCGATCGATTCGACAACATGATCGATGTGATGTCGAAGACGTTTTTAGGCGTCACTGTCGCTTGTGCCCGCTGCCACGACCACAAGTTCGATGCGATCTCGACAGCCGATTACTATGCGTTTTCCGGGTTTCTTCAAGGGAGCGATTTCCGAGAAGTTCGATTCGAATCGATTCATCACAACCAACAAATCGCCAACCGCCTTGACGAACTCGATGCTCGATATCGATCGAAGCTCTCCGCTGCGTTAGGACCAGAATTGGTGGGCGCAGGAACCAGCGAATCTTCTTCGACGCTAGGCGATAACGTGCTCGTCGACTACGCCACGATCCGCGAAGATGGCTATTTGCAGAACGGCTTCATTTTTGGAAGCCAGCCCCGCCGAGCCGGCCAACTGCAGTTAGTCGATATTGAAGGGAAGCCTAGCGTTCAAATCGCGACGACTTCGGCAGCGGTAAACGATCCATTCTGGAATGGGCTGAAATCGGCCCACGAAAAAGGGATCCATCACCGCAACGCGCTCGACAAGCTTCCTAGCGTCGGACGGACCTTACGAACACCAACGTTCGAGCTTACGCACGGCAATGTCGCATGTCGCGTCCGAGGCGTCGGCCACGTTGTCGCTTGTGTCGATTCGCACCGTTTGGTCGCCGGGCCGTTGCACGGCGAGACGATTCGCAAGATCGACGGCAAGAACTCGTGGATACGCTTGAATCTGAACCGGTACGTAGGGCACCGGCTGCACTTGGAGTTTATCCCGGCGGAGGATCAGAGCCTTGAGGTTTCGCTGGTGCTCCAGAACGCGACGCCGGAACAGATGAAAGCTGTCGAAGCGGCCGAGGCAATGCAAATCGAGGCGGCCAGCATACGCCAGTCGCAAATCAATAAAGCCTTATCCGATGGAACGCAGCGAGCGAGCGACCTGACCGCATTGATCGCGCAGTGGGCGGCTAACCGAAGCGAACTAAGAAAACAAATTCGCTACGATTCGCGAGTCGCCATGGCGATGCTGGACGGCACCGGCGAAGACGATCATATCTTGATTCGCGGGAATTCGAGCAAACCGGGACAGCGCGAACCGCGTCACTTTTTGACGGCCATTTCCGGCAACCAGCCGATGGAGATCAAACGCGGCAGCGGACGCTTGGAGCTAGCGAAACAAATCAACGATCCCAACAATCCGTTGACCTCACGCGTGTTTGCTAACCGCGTGTGGCACCATTTGATGGGACGCGGAATCGTTCCTACCACCGATGACTTCGGCGTTTTGGGGCAACGTCCCACGCACCCCGAACTGTTGGATCATCTGGCAACACGGTTTCGCGCCGACGGTCAAAGCCTGAAACGACTGATCCGCTATATCGTCTTGTCGCGGACCTATCAAATGTCCAGCCACGCCGATCCGGCTGCTGTCGCCGACGATCCGAAAAACCTTCTCTGGCATCACCGTTGGCCAAAACGACTGGAAGGCGAAGCGATACGCGACTCGCTGCTTTCGATATCGGGTCGGCTCGACGACGCGATGTATGGCGAACCAATCCCGATTCATCTGACAGGGTTCATGGACGGGCGTGGTCGTCCCGGTGTTAGCGGTCCGATCGATGGGAACGGTCGACGATCGATCTACATTTCCGTGCGACGCAACTTTCTCTCACCGTTTATGTTGACCTTCGATACTCCCGTTCCGTTCAGCGCGATGGGGCGACGGAACGTCTCCAACGTGCCCGCACAAGCTTTGATCTTGATGAACGATCCGATGGTCGTTGAACAGGCGAAGCTTTGGGCGGAACAAACGATCCAGAAGTTTCCGCAGGTCGAGGATTCGAACGTCCATCGCGAGCGAGTGATCTGGATGTATCAGTCGGCTTTTGCGAGATCGCCAACGGCGGAAGAACTGGACATGGCAGTGCAGTTCATCGAATCACAAGACACAAGCGACGCGTCAGCGGAACTCGCGATCTGGGCCGACTTGGCCCATGCCTTCATCAACACCAAGGAGTTTATATTCCTGCGATGA